One window of the Corticium candelabrum chromosome 7, ooCorCand1.1, whole genome shotgun sequence genome contains the following:
- the LOC134182650 gene encoding uncharacterized protein LOC134182650 — translation MEMKSRNIEVVGLVTDGEFNSLRSLGSTGPTNILQIRSDSRAQVSRLSYNKMLQMLTLKELSNPPEAVVSHPAITREILMQLQSWQKSGLTYWDSIAKLRTKTFPHGFTPHAWNGSPNTA, via the exons ATGGAAATGAAAAGTCGTAACATAGAAGTTGTTG GATTGGTAACTGATGGTGAATTCAACAGCCTAAGAAGTTTAGGATCAACTGGACCAACCAACATTCTTCAAATTAGATCAGACTCTCGTGCTCAAGTATCTCGTCTCAGCTACAACAAGATGCTTCAAATGCTAACATTGAAAG AACTATCTAATCCACCTGAAGCTGTAGTCAGTCATCCAGCTATCACAAGAGAAATCCTGATGCAGTTACAGTCATGGCAGAAATCTGGTCTAACATATTGGGACAGCATTGCAAAACTGAGGACAAAAACGTTTCCACATGGATTCACTCCTCATGCTTGGAATGGAA GTCCTAACACAGCTTAG